From a single Synechococcus sp. MW101C3 genomic region:
- a CDS encoding peptidylprolyl isomerase, whose protein sequence is MNTLLPPQLQDLGNTLPLPDQATVRFLARHELLSAWCQRRLLEELAAAPLPLQADPEAEDDDEALLLGYARRCGLDNLDALQTWREARGLSLEELEALASFDTRVARASQWIWSQEVPGLFLKRRGQLDEVVLTLVRVRDPDLATELFFQLQDGECSFHEVVERHADEADRLRRGVVGPLPVNRLNPLLMRVVRRYKPGELIPPLDIGGVVHLIRVESLKPAQLDDRLRAQLLEECRSRWQRDQLKKLRERLMQFSPSLEDQP, encoded by the coding sequence ATGAACACCCTGCTGCCGCCCCAGCTGCAGGATCTCGGCAACACACTCCCTCTGCCGGATCAGGCCACCGTGCGGTTCCTGGCCCGGCATGAACTGCTCAGCGCCTGGTGCCAGCGGCGTCTGCTTGAGGAGTTGGCCGCTGCCCCCTTGCCGCTGCAGGCGGATCCCGAGGCCGAGGACGACGACGAAGCCTTGCTGCTCGGCTACGCCCGCCGTTGTGGCCTCGACAACCTCGACGCCCTGCAGACCTGGCGCGAGGCCCGCGGGCTTTCGCTGGAAGAGCTGGAAGCCCTGGCCAGCTTCGACACCCGGGTGGCCCGTGCCAGCCAGTGGATCTGGAGCCAGGAGGTCCCTGGCCTCTTCCTGAAGCGCCGCGGTCAGCTTGATGAAGTGGTGCTCACCTTGGTGCGCGTGCGCGACCCCGACCTGGCCACTGAGCTCTTCTTTCAGCTGCAAGACGGGGAATGCTCCTTTCATGAAGTGGTGGAGCGCCACGCCGACGAAGCCGATCGGCTGCGGCGTGGGGTGGTGGGTCCCTTGCCGGTGAACCGGCTCAATCCGCTGTTGATGCGGGTGGTGCGCCGCTACAAACCCGGCGAACTGATTCCGCCGCTCGATATCGGCGGGGTGGTGCATCTGATCCGGGTGGAATCGCTCAAACCCGCTCAGCTCGACGACCGTCTCCGGGCCCAGCTCCTGGAGGAATGCCGCAGCCGCTGGCAGCGCGATCAACTCAAGAAGCTGCGTGAGCGGCTGATGCAGTTTTCCCCTTCCCTGGAGGACCAGCCCTGA
- a CDS encoding tetratricopeptide repeat protein produces MGLRTALIRMLGGEKSSAGPSGSFSLDQPPAPPPHAPASAGPASPELQFRYAEELNDQGRPDLAVSHYRQAYVMLRVLAGPAAAQLAGYTQLALPDRTSGQPMPGLPQRPGQPPAPPTPNPLAALRQKLSSANAAEVEQEVRQLIVAGGRGADSFSLLGMCHLLKNQPAEAERAFREALKYDGNHFRSLVNLGGVLLKTGRIEEAVPLLESSLQHTRPGSPESLAALTNLAVAQTQLGRPIDAAQLVLRIFRIKPDHLQPDKLVVAAKHLEEMGDDTAAIDLLQHLRTRLREPDLNRRLAELLERRGDYQQAALVYRELAAGTGSP; encoded by the coding sequence ATGGGTTTGCGTACGGCCTTGATCCGCATGCTCGGCGGGGAGAAAAGCTCTGCCGGCCCCAGCGGTTCATTCTCCCTGGATCAGCCTCCTGCCCCACCCCCCCATGCCCCGGCCAGCGCCGGTCCCGCCTCCCCGGAGCTGCAGTTTCGCTACGCCGAAGAGCTCAACGACCAAGGGCGGCCTGATCTCGCCGTTTCCCACTACCGGCAGGCCTATGTGATGTTGCGGGTGCTGGCCGGGCCTGCGGCAGCCCAGCTTGCCGGTTACACCCAGCTCGCCCTTCCGGATCGCACCTCCGGCCAGCCCATGCCGGGCCTGCCGCAGCGTCCAGGCCAGCCTCCTGCTCCCCCCACGCCCAACCCCCTCGCGGCCCTGCGCCAGAAGCTCAGCAGCGCCAACGCCGCCGAGGTGGAGCAGGAAGTGCGCCAGCTGATTGTGGCGGGAGGCCGTGGTGCTGATTCCTTCAGCCTGCTGGGCATGTGCCACCTGCTGAAAAATCAGCCGGCGGAGGCGGAGCGCGCCTTCCGTGAAGCGCTCAAATACGACGGCAACCATTTCCGCAGCCTGGTGAATCTGGGCGGCGTGCTGCTGAAAACCGGCCGGATCGAGGAGGCTGTGCCGCTGCTTGAAAGCTCACTCCAGCACACGCGCCCCGGATCGCCCGAGTCGTTGGCGGCCCTCACCAACCTGGCCGTGGCCCAAACCCAGCTTGGCCGCCCGATCGATGCCGCCCAGTTGGTGCTGCGCATCTTTCGCATCAAGCCCGATCACCTCCAGCCCGACAAACTCGTGGTGGCGGCCAAGCATCTCGAGGAGATGGGCGACGACACGGCGGCCATCGACCTGCTTCAGCACCTCCGCACCCGCCTGCGCGAGCCCGACCTCAACCGCCGCCTGGCCGAGTTGCTCGAACGGCGGGGTGACTATCAGCAGGCGGCCCTGGTGTATCGGGAGCTCGCCGCCGGCACCGGTAGCCCATGA
- a CDS encoding glycosyltransferase yields the protein MSWRPITPRLAGLAMARQLCAEDPATLFHDGLELHRQLEPLPPSQALTRLWQRYACWLVERPRPLLATHPLEGRPFADGRFQPPAAEATVARLRTLWPLLLQRLKPAPTVSVVLPLFGQEAVTLRCLESLVQEQLRRPDPPANLEILLLDDASPTGSIDRLVALVAELDSKHLRLLRQPDNLGYLRTCNSGAANATGELLCFLNNDTVVTTGWLTELIGSLEGFPDAGLVGPMLLYPDGRLQEAGGIVWRDGSAWNYGRDGDPTDPSYGFCRDVDYVSGACLLMRTELFRRIGGFDSRYAPAYYEDTDLAMAVRDLGYRVLMQPLARVIHYEGLSSGRDHDSGPKRFQERNARLFRSKWERRLQSHAENGTAVWHERNRGRVGRILVMEASLPTPDRDAGSLYILHLLTDLLALGWDVSFLPTDNLLWQPDYGTPLQRLGVEVLVHPWVPSVNQLLEERGDHYEAILIARPEVADSWLEAIKTHAPLARLLYYTHDLHHLRMERQLAVQPEAISREAIERMRACEKRILDIVDVVLYLSEEERRQAVERLSPRAAGFVLPPRVRREALPSSFHERQGVLFLGGFGHPPNADAVLWYVQEVLPALRHLAGDAAVPHFHVVGANPPAAIQALAGEGVTVHGYVADLGPLLSRLRVCVAPLRFGAGVKGKMLTAMAAGLPLVATGVAAEGLGLRHGLTALLAEDAEAFARDVLALHSSAELWERQVEAATAHLEAGWGAAVVREHLADALRAVGLPVAPVPRPLPEQHWPLPLGAGPEGLLSFYNLQ from the coding sequence GTGTCCTGGCGCCCCATCACTCCGCGGCTGGCGGGCCTCGCCATGGCCCGCCAGCTCTGTGCCGAGGATCCGGCCACGCTCTTTCACGATGGCCTCGAACTCCATCGCCAGCTGGAGCCCCTGCCTCCCAGCCAGGCGCTCACCCGCCTCTGGCAGCGCTACGCCTGCTGGCTCGTCGAGCGGCCCCGCCCCTTGTTGGCGACGCATCCCCTGGAAGGCCGGCCCTTCGCCGATGGTCGCTTCCAGCCGCCTGCCGCTGAAGCCACCGTGGCCCGCCTTCGCACCCTCTGGCCGCTGCTGTTGCAACGGCTCAAGCCTGCTCCCACCGTGAGTGTGGTGCTGCCGCTCTTCGGCCAGGAGGCCGTCACCCTGCGCTGCCTCGAAAGCCTGGTGCAGGAGCAGCTGCGCCGGCCCGATCCACCGGCCAACCTCGAGATCCTCCTCCTCGACGACGCCTCCCCTACCGGCTCCATCGATCGGCTGGTCGCCCTGGTGGCCGAACTCGACAGCAAGCACCTGCGCCTGCTGCGCCAGCCTGACAACCTCGGCTACCTGCGCACCTGCAACAGCGGCGCCGCCAACGCCACCGGCGAACTGCTCTGCTTTCTCAACAACGACACCGTTGTGACCACCGGCTGGCTCACCGAACTGATCGGCAGCCTGGAAGGCTTTCCCGATGCTGGCCTGGTGGGCCCCATGTTGCTCTACCCCGATGGCCGCTTGCAGGAAGCCGGTGGCATCGTCTGGCGCGATGGCAGCGCCTGGAACTACGGCCGCGATGGCGATCCCACCGACCCCTCCTATGGCTTCTGCCGCGACGTCGACTACGTGTCCGGTGCCTGCCTGCTGATGCGCACCGAGCTGTTTCGCCGCATCGGCGGCTTCGACAGCCGCTATGCCCCCGCCTACTACGAGGACACCGACCTGGCCATGGCGGTGCGGGATCTCGGCTACCGGGTGCTCATGCAGCCCCTTGCCCGCGTGATCCACTACGAAGGCCTTTCCAGCGGCCGCGACCACGACAGTGGCCCCAAGCGCTTTCAGGAACGCAACGCCCGCCTGTTCCGCAGCAAGTGGGAGCGGCGCCTGCAGAGCCATGCCGAAAACGGCACGGCCGTGTGGCACGAACGCAACCGCGGCCGTGTGGGCCGCATCCTGGTGATGGAGGCCAGCCTGCCCACGCCCGACCGCGACGCCGGCTCCCTCTACATCCTTCACCTGCTCACCGATCTGCTCGCCCTCGGCTGGGATGTGAGCTTTCTCCCCACCGACAACCTGCTCTGGCAGCCCGACTACGGCACCCCACTCCAGCGGCTTGGTGTGGAAGTGCTGGTGCACCCCTGGGTGCCCTCCGTGAACCAGCTGCTCGAAGAGCGCGGCGATCACTATGAGGCGATCCTGATCGCCCGGCCCGAAGTGGCCGACAGCTGGCTCGAAGCCATCAAGACCCACGCCCCGCTCGCGCGCCTCCTCTACTACACCCACGATCTGCACCACCTGCGCATGGAGCGGCAGCTCGCCGTTCAGCCCGAGGCGATCAGTCGCGAGGCGATCGAGCGCATGCGCGCCTGCGAGAAGCGCATCCTCGACATCGTCGATGTCGTGCTCTACCTCAGCGAAGAGGAGCGCCGTCAGGCCGTGGAGCGGCTCAGCCCCCGTGCCGCTGGTTTCGTGCTGCCGCCCCGCGTGCGCCGTGAAGCCCTGCCCAGTTCCTTTCATGAGCGGCAGGGGGTGCTGTTCCTCGGTGGCTTTGGCCACCCCCCCAATGCCGATGCCGTGCTCTGGTACGTGCAGGAGGTGCTGCCCGCGTTGCGTCACCTGGCTGGTGATGCCGCCGTGCCCCATTTCCATGTGGTGGGTGCCAATCCCCCCGCCGCCATTCAGGCCCTCGCCGGTGAGGGTGTCACGGTGCACGGCTATGTGGCCGATCTGGGCCCCCTGCTCAGCCGCCTGAGGGTGTGCGTGGCGCCCCTGCGTTTTGGTGCCGGCGTGAAGGGCAAGATGCTCACCGCCATGGCGGCCGGCTTGCCGCTGGTGGCCACCGGTGTGGCAGCCGAGGGGCTGGGGCTGCGCCATGGCCTCACGGCCCTGCTGGCCGAGGATGCCGAAGCCTTCGCGCGTGATGTGCTGGCTCTGCATTCTTCCGCCGAGCTGTGGGAGCGCCAGGTGGAGGCAGCCACCGCCCACCTCGAAGCCGGCTGGGGCGCCGCCGTGGTGCGCGAACACCTGGCGGACGCCTTGCGCGCTGTGGGCCTGCCTGTGGCTCCGGTGCCCAGGCCCCTGCCGGAGCAACACTGGCCGCTCCCCCTGGGCGCCGGTCCTGAAGGCCTGCTCAGCTTCTACAACCTCCAATGA
- a CDS encoding FkbM family methyltransferase codes for MSREAYEQGNWQAVIEAHPPGSHDPAEWLRYAVALLQTLKPGPEGSRLQRQAALAFRQAQTEGAEPAEVMAAQRQAIRLLLAEGLLLSGMQQEALELLASSLPGQMDSEERASRARLLANQQLVNAGYWWEAQALHSEALKAIQPESLSLDRLNAELQILRVEGELLSHELSLALGQGALASPPAKPSPSEGSSERDRWLSKSRSQLGQDLWVLEQLGWKRGGYFVEFGATDGVLLSNSWLLEKHFGWEGICAEPNPKLFERLQQNRSCTLSPACVYRSSGERMRFVLADAYGGLAELGTEDQHGAKREAYAAAGEVMEVTTTSLMDLLAQHGAPPLIDYLSIDTEGSELAILEGLDWERYRFRCITVEHNFTAQRQGLQTLLEARGYQRQEAQWDDWYVLMDE; via the coding sequence ATGAGCCGGGAGGCCTACGAGCAGGGCAACTGGCAGGCCGTGATCGAGGCCCACCCGCCGGGAAGCCATGACCCGGCGGAATGGCTGCGTTACGCAGTGGCACTGCTGCAAACGCTCAAGCCTGGCCCGGAAGGAAGCCGGCTGCAACGACAGGCGGCGCTGGCCTTTCGGCAGGCGCAGACAGAAGGGGCAGAGCCCGCCGAGGTGATGGCAGCACAGCGGCAGGCCATCCGGCTGCTGCTGGCAGAAGGGCTGCTTCTGAGTGGAATGCAGCAGGAAGCGCTGGAGCTGCTGGCCAGCAGCTTGCCGGGGCAGATGGACTCTGAGGAGCGTGCCAGCCGGGCACGACTACTGGCAAACCAACAGCTGGTGAATGCGGGGTATTGGTGGGAGGCCCAGGCTCTGCATTCCGAAGCGCTGAAAGCAATCCAGCCCGAATCACTCAGTCTCGACAGGCTTAACGCCGAATTGCAGATCCTCAGGGTGGAAGGAGAGCTGCTATCTCATGAGTTGAGCCTGGCGCTCGGCCAGGGCGCCCTGGCGAGCCCACCGGCCAAGCCCAGCCCGTCGGAAGGCAGCTCTGAGCGCGACCGCTGGCTGAGCAAGAGCCGCTCCCAACTGGGCCAAGACCTCTGGGTGCTGGAACAGCTGGGCTGGAAGCGAGGTGGCTATTTCGTGGAATTCGGAGCCACCGATGGGGTGCTGTTGAGCAACAGCTGGCTACTGGAGAAGCACTTCGGATGGGAAGGAATCTGCGCCGAACCCAACCCGAAGCTGTTTGAGCGGCTGCAGCAGAACCGCTCCTGCACACTCAGCCCGGCCTGCGTGTACCGCAGCAGTGGGGAGCGCATGCGCTTTGTGCTGGCCGATGCCTATGGCGGCCTAGCCGAGCTCGGCACAGAGGATCAACATGGTGCAAAACGTGAGGCTTACGCGGCGGCGGGTGAGGTGATGGAGGTCACCACCACGTCGCTGATGGATCTGCTGGCACAGCACGGGGCACCGCCGCTGATCGACTACCTGAGCATCGACACCGAAGGCAGTGAGCTGGCGATCCTCGAAGGGCTGGATTGGGAGCGCTATCGGTTCAGATGCATCACGGTGGAGCACAACTTCACAGCGCAGCGCCAGGGCCTGCAAACCCTTTTGGAAGCGCGGGGGTATCAGCGCCAGGAAGCCCAGTGGGACGATTGGTATGTGCTTATGGATGAATGA
- a CDS encoding calcium-binding protein: MSFIAPPASDIFGTRPLDEEGGDSVLVPVDPGTIDDFDGERTQVDGTSGPVEVGGEGAFWATTPAPAGETNEILLTGASNTLILGAGSTNVQVLGSGNIVEARQEVGVIDSPKVISLGDFGGGNDSNDPSVTVDLTSTTAGNEIGSTTSVLDAAGGGQLGTDFQNYAHGGTGNDTIYGGSGSDFIRGGSGDDQLYGFGGNDLIRGGSGSDFVSLGVDGNDTLYYTSDQLGGGDVDTISDFTFSDDRLAFDAAAVGGPNNFSAFSGFGTSTLAVSVDGNTTQVVAGNGYVWDQDDILFVV; this comes from the coding sequence ATGTCCTTCATTGCGCCCCCTGCCTCAGATATCTTTGGCACAAGGCCACTTGATGAAGAAGGGGGGGATTCAGTCCTCGTACCAGTGGATCCAGGCACGATTGATGATTTTGACGGGGAGCGCACCCAGGTTGATGGAACCAGCGGCCCTGTCGAAGTTGGTGGTGAAGGCGCCTTTTGGGCAACCACGCCGGCTCCCGCCGGTGAAACGAACGAAATTCTTCTGACGGGCGCGAGCAATACCCTCATCCTGGGTGCTGGCTCCACCAATGTTCAGGTTCTTGGCAGCGGCAACATTGTTGAAGCTCGGCAGGAAGTTGGTGTGATTGACAGCCCCAAGGTGATCAGCCTTGGTGATTTTGGTGGCGGCAACGACTCCAACGACCCCAGTGTCACGGTCGATCTGACCAGCACCACTGCCGGCAACGAAATCGGTTCGACAACCTCCGTCCTTGACGCGGCTGGTGGTGGCCAGCTGGGCACCGACTTCCAGAACTATGCCCACGGCGGCACCGGCAACGACACCATCTACGGCGGCAGCGGCTCCGACTTCATCCGCGGCGGCTCCGGTGATGACCAGCTCTACGGCTTCGGCGGCAACGATCTCATCCGCGGTGGTTCCGGGTCTGACTTCGTCAGCCTGGGTGTCGATGGCAACGACACCCTCTACTACACCTCCGATCAGCTCGGCGGCGGCGACGTCGACACCATTAGCGACTTCACCTTTAGCGACGACAGGCTGGCCTTCGACGCCGCAGCTGTTGGTGGCCCCAACAACTTCAGCGCATTCTCTGGCTTCGGCACCTCCACCCTTGCGGTCAGCGTCGACGGCAACACCACTCAGGTGGTGGCTGGCAACGGCTATGTCTGGGATCAGGACGACATTCTCTTCGTGGTTTGA
- a CDS encoding Hint domain-containing protein, giving the protein MAQESYSYFYQIKFPDKGGDSFTVESTLSKEILLDEPEKFDDGKLTIGETVTVTPSDGKESYTYTGYSYEGYPIFVLDAPGSEGGKPSEGAPEGLDPDRTYVLATNDELVQSKVEYKTSSSADPLVLCLVEGTSVRLADGSSKDVAALEVGDEVLTPSGTHAVRFVGQTTRTLWQLRSTGRMPICIEAGALGGKGPEQAIHCTSSHAFLIEGCLGKAQALINGRTIRQLEEWHAGTVTYYSIELERHALVWANGLLCETYFATARGNQFSRESWDYFSAYQALYGNGAAMVELALSRIPFARQLPVEIRQRVVAGAPSRSEKALALR; this is encoded by the coding sequence ATGGCCCAAGAAAGTTATAGCTATTTCTATCAGATCAAGTTTCCCGATAAGGGCGGAGATTCGTTCACGGTGGAATCGACACTGAGCAAAGAAATCCTGCTTGATGAGCCAGAAAAATTTGATGACGGCAAACTCACCATTGGAGAGACGGTGACGGTGACCCCCAGCGACGGGAAGGAAAGCTATACTTATACAGGATATTCCTATGAAGGCTATCCTATTTTTGTGCTCGATGCGCCTGGCTCCGAAGGCGGCAAACCCTCTGAAGGCGCACCTGAAGGCCTGGATCCTGATCGCACCTATGTTCTTGCCACGAACGACGAACTCGTACAATCGAAAGTTGAATACAAGACATCTTCATCGGCAGACCCTCTGGTTCTGTGCCTCGTTGAGGGCACAAGCGTGCGGCTTGCGGATGGCAGCAGCAAGGATGTGGCGGCGTTGGAGGTGGGCGATGAGGTGCTCACGCCATCGGGCACTCATGCCGTGCGCTTTGTAGGGCAAACCACCCGCACGCTGTGGCAATTGCGCTCCACTGGCCGCATGCCGATCTGCATCGAAGCCGGAGCGTTGGGGGGCAAGGGGCCGGAGCAAGCGATTCATTGCACCTCCAGCCACGCCTTCTTGATTGAAGGCTGCCTGGGGAAAGCGCAAGCGCTCATCAATGGCCGCACGATCCGCCAACTTGAGGAGTGGCACGCCGGCACGGTGACGTACTACTCGATTGAGCTGGAGCGCCACGCACTGGTGTGGGCCAACGGCCTGCTGTGCGAAACCTATTTCGCCACCGCGCGCGGCAATCAGTTCAGCCGTGAGAGCTGGGACTACTTCTCCGCTTATCAGGCGCTGTATGGCAACGGCGCGGCGATGGTGGAGCTGGCGCTTTCGCGGATTCCGTTCGCACGCCAGCTGCCTGTGGAGATCCGCCAGCGGGTGGTCGCTGGTGCTCCCAGCCGTTCAGAGAAGGCACTGGCCCTGCGCTAA
- a CDS encoding sulfotransferase, which translates to MIWGSLPNLATMLLAKTKGLQQAAAARMEARPEAAAAAYLQVLALDPADASSLRGLYYLQIDASARQELLPQLRQLIEAAPPHSLGLSLLAHWLRDDDPEAAMALNRRAARLGLPAWRLAAGDGGLPEVLILGAPKSGTTSLAAYLAGHPRVWLHPLKELHFFDNHWQRGEAWYRAQFPALRSPGLLRLEATPDYLQNPETPQRMRALVPEARLIVLLREPLDRALSWLRHMHSLIGLSGDAGALLADEADRLEAMGRAERAAIGWFRPNALSGSLYAEQLRRWQAVWPASQLLVLRFEDLALHPERVLHRCLAFLDLEREGLPAGRSYPAHNVGVAPSQPIDPALARRCREGVLAEALELWTAL; encoded by the coding sequence ATGATCTGGGGCAGCCTGCCTAATCTCGCCACCATGCTGCTGGCCAAAACGAAAGGACTCCAACAGGCGGCGGCGGCACGGATGGAGGCCCGACCCGAGGCCGCGGCTGCCGCCTACCTGCAGGTGCTGGCGCTGGATCCGGCGGACGCCAGCAGCCTGCGGGGTCTGTATTACCTGCAGATCGACGCCTCCGCCCGTCAGGAGCTGTTGCCCCAGCTGCGCCAGCTGATCGAAGCGGCACCCCCCCACTCCCTTGGCTTGTCGCTGTTGGCCCATTGGCTGCGGGACGACGACCCGGAAGCGGCGATGGCCCTGAACCGCCGGGCCGCCCGCCTGGGCCTGCCGGCCTGGCGCCTGGCAGCGGGAGACGGTGGGCTGCCGGAGGTGCTGATCCTCGGCGCTCCCAAGAGCGGCACCACCTCCCTGGCGGCCTACCTGGCCGGTCATCCGCGGGTGTGGCTGCATCCGCTCAAGGAACTGCACTTCTTCGACAACCACTGGCAACGGGGCGAGGCCTGGTACCGGGCCCAGTTTCCGGCGCTGCGCAGCCCGGGGCTGCTGCGGCTGGAGGCCACACCTGACTATCTGCAGAACCCGGAAACGCCGCAACGGATGCGCGCCCTGGTGCCGGAAGCGCGGCTGATCGTGCTGCTGCGCGAACCACTGGATCGGGCACTCAGCTGGCTGCGCCATATGCACAGCCTGATCGGCCTCTCGGGTGATGCCGGAGCCCTGCTGGCGGATGAAGCCGACCGGCTGGAGGCGATGGGAAGGGCAGAACGGGCAGCGATCGGCTGGTTTCGGCCCAATGCGCTGAGCGGCAGCCTCTACGCCGAGCAGCTACGCCGCTGGCAAGCGGTATGGCCGGCGTCTCAACTGCTGGTGCTGCGTTTCGAAGACCTGGCCCTCCACCCCGAGCGGGTGCTGCACCGCTGCCTGGCCTTCCTCGATCTGGAGCGCGAGGGCCTGCCGGCGGGCCGCAGCTATCCGGCGCACAACGTGGGTGTGGCACCCAGCCAGCCGATCGATCCGGCGCTGGCGCGCCGTTGCCGGGAAGGAGTGCTGGCGGAAGCGCTTGAGCTGTGGACGGCGTTGTGA
- a CDS encoding glycosyltransferase, which produces MPRVSVILPFRDAERWLPACLESLRGQELAGWELVAVDDGSTDHSAALIAAWSRGGVQPVRLIRLATGRGVASARNIGWAAARSPLVAFLDADDIALPARLSHQAARFEADPGLQHLLCGWRRLDASGQPLHDVCPWQEGAGCELEAAFEHKAVLPSAWMLRRSLLASSGGFDPGLRHAEDVDLLLRLAADGQRGAWLEEVLCGYRVHGGAASRQAADQARALLWVMNRRLEALPAAHPLRARRTALLFGTRAWAGWHAWQEQHPQLALELWRTAWGSRPHGAAHTWLHLAENAARSCARIGRQISAEQWLSDPTWCALEALVLEDLAHSGRDRTGRRLQGLASQLRAELQDSDPLWRPEALTRWWQTLPAGSDPLASLRLRVLAWCEALLQPQSSAAELAEELAELLRCWALISWPENAETARQRLQEVFELQPGAELARAIARLAAPRYPWGAAALEQLAAHLPPQPSDGADAARFGGLAAPAPGGACRGTDCLPCAQTLQEQGWREERFQLHELHQGRAWLRPPSSNPWGTTHGLGVADGAGALLPQLCRRYPQPWPTCPNPPTSTEPPPAGAPLVVAGTVLAVADLSAEIHYHWLLDSLPRLGLALAGAEGWPAAWHLWHNGGSSERVRRCLVDDLGIPPERLIDAREHPHLQAKRLLVPAALHPLGWPSRRARAWLRHRYLRPEQRGPRRGAGRRLWLVRGPSGRRPVFGEAELLTHLEQEGLALEPTVLEGLPLADQAALIADAELLVLAHGAALAGLAFARPGTQVLELHQPRYAPPYGHALAAAGALKLVRCLQPATPPRLYSQLLFEAPITEPILLDPVRVAAALRRIQQDAAADDLGQPA; this is translated from the coding sequence TTGCCACGCGTTTCCGTGATCCTTCCGTTCCGCGATGCGGAACGGTGGCTCCCGGCCTGCCTGGAGTCGCTGCGGGGCCAGGAGCTGGCGGGCTGGGAACTGGTGGCGGTGGATGACGGCAGCACGGACCACTCGGCCGCCTTGATCGCCGCGTGGTCGCGCGGAGGTGTTCAGCCGGTGCGGCTGATCCGCCTAGCGACCGGGCGAGGGGTGGCCTCGGCCCGCAACATCGGCTGGGCCGCAGCGCGTTCGCCTCTGGTGGCCTTCCTCGATGCCGACGACATCGCCCTGCCCGCCAGGCTCAGCCACCAGGCGGCTCGTTTCGAGGCCGACCCCGGTTTGCAGCATCTGCTGTGCGGTTGGCGGCGCCTGGATGCTTCCGGCCAGCCCCTTCATGATGTCTGCCCCTGGCAAGAGGGAGCGGGCTGCGAGCTGGAGGCGGCCTTTGAGCACAAGGCCGTTCTGCCGAGCGCCTGGATGCTGCGGCGCTCGCTGCTGGCCAGCAGCGGCGGCTTTGATCCGGGGCTGCGGCACGCGGAGGATGTGGACCTGCTGTTGCGGCTGGCCGCCGATGGCCAGCGCGGCGCCTGGCTGGAGGAAGTGCTCTGCGGCTATCGGGTGCATGGCGGCGCGGCCAGCCGGCAGGCGGCCGATCAGGCCCGTGCGCTCCTGTGGGTGATGAACCGGCGCCTGGAGGCCCTGCCTGCGGCCCATCCGCTGCGGGCCCGGCGCACGGCGCTGCTGTTTGGAACCCGCGCCTGGGCGGGCTGGCACGCCTGGCAGGAACAACACCCTCAGCTGGCCCTGGAGCTGTGGCGCACCGCCTGGGGCAGCCGCCCGCACGGAGCCGCCCACACCTGGCTGCACCTGGCCGAAAACGCGGCACGCAGCTGCGCGCGCATCGGCCGCCAGATCAGCGCTGAGCAGTGGCTGAGCGATCCCACCTGGTGCGCCCTGGAAGCGCTGGTGCTGGAGGATCTCGCCCACTCCGGCCGCGACCGTACAGGCCGCCGGCTGCAGGGCCTGGCCAGCCAGCTGAGGGCTGAATTGCAGGACAGCGACCCGCTGTGGCGGCCGGAAGCACTGACCCGCTGGTGGCAGACCCTGCCCGCCGGCTCTGACCCGTTGGCCAGCCTGCGGCTCCGGGTGCTGGCCTGGTGCGAGGCGTTGCTGCAGCCGCAGTCCAGCGCGGCCGAGCTGGCGGAGGAGCTGGCGGAGCTGCTGCGCTGCTGGGCCCTGATCAGCTGGCCGGAAAATGCCGAAACGGCGCGTCAGCGGTTGCAGGAGGTGTTTGAGCTGCAACCCGGTGCCGAACTGGCCCGGGCCATCGCGCGGCTGGCAGCCCCCCGCTACCCGTGGGGTGCGGCGGCGCTGGAGCAGCTGGCGGCCCACCTGCCCCCCCAGCCCAGCGATGGCGCGGATGCCGCCCGCTTCGGGGGCCTGGCGGCGCCAGCACCGGGCGGGGCCTGCCGCGGCACCGACTGCCTCCCCTGTGCCCAGACCCTGCAGGAGCAGGGGTGGCGGGAGGAACGCTTCCAGCTGCATGAGCTCCACCAGGGCCGCGCCTGGTTGCGCCCACCCAGCAGCAACCCCTGGGGCACCACCCACGGACTTGGTGTGGCCGATGGTGCGGGCGCGCTGCTGCCGCAGCTGTGTCGCCGCTATCCCCAGCCCTGGCCCACCTGCCCCAACCCTCCAACCAGCACCGAGCCGCCCCCGGCCGGAGCGCCGCTGGTGGTGGCCGGAACGGTGCTGGCCGTGGCGGACCTCTCCGCCGAGATCCACTACCACTGGCTGCTTGACAGCCTGCCGCGCCTGGGCCTGGCGCTGGCTGGCGCGGAGGGGTGGCCGGCCGCCTGGCACCTCTGGCACAACGGCGGCAGCAGCGAGCGGGTGCGCCGCTGCCTGGTGGACGACCTCGGCATTCCGCCCGAGCGGCTGATCGATGCGCGTGAACACCCCCACCTGCAGGCAAAGCGGCTGTTGGTGCCCGCTGCGCTGCACCCATTGGGTTGGCCGTCGCGGCGGGCCCGCGCCTGGCTGCGCCACCGCTACCTACGGCCTGAGCAGCGGGGACCCCGGCGTGGGGCAGGCCGGCGGCTGTGGCTGGTGCGCGGCCCATCGGGCCGCCGACCGGTGTTCGGGGAGGCGGAGCTGCTGACGCACCTGGAGCAGGAGGGGTTGGCGCTGGAGCCCACGGTGCTGGAAGGACTGCCGCTGGCGGATCAGGCGGCCCTGATCGCCGACGCCGAACTGCTGGTGCTCGCCCATGGAGCAGCGTTGGCGGGCTTGGCCTTTGCACGACCGGGCACCCAGGTGCTGGAGCTGCATCAGCCGCGCTACGCCCCTCCCTACGGCCATGCCCTGGCGGCAGCGGGCGCCCTGAAGCTGGTGCGCTGCCTGCAGCCGGCTACGCCACCCAGGCTGTACAGCCAGCTGCTGTTCGAGGCGCCGATCACAGAGCCGATCCTGCTCGATCCCGTGCGTGTGGCGGCTGCCCTGCGACGGATCCAGCAGGACGCAGCGGCAGATGATCTGGGGCAGCCTGCCTAA